From one Amphiura filiformis chromosome 13, Afil_fr2py, whole genome shotgun sequence genomic stretch:
- the LOC140167799 gene encoding galanin receptor 2b-like: MEPVLYLRIVKNIIGLFGMFGNTLVCLVIYYNREMHTLTNALIFNQAVIDFLSCIFIFLQSNIPDSGPPSSRILGNLFCQVWDSTTFLFALLVASTFSLVVLTLERYVAIVFPFHYITLFTRKKTSNSARNGNRLTNTHPETLQESLKRARRNVLKTLLLVFAAFVVCWTPNQFFFLFYNLGFNLTFVSPAYTVTVIMAQSNSAVNFFVYGFKYKQFRRGLRKLFRCPVSIEPQPRSSQVYSVNSVT; the protein is encoded by the exons ATGGAGCCAGTTCTTTACCTGAGAATAGTCAAGAACATCATTGGACTCTTTGGTATGTTTGGAAATACTCTGGTCTGTTTGGTCATATACTACAACCGCGAAATGCACACTCTTACCAATGCTTTGATATTTAATCAAGCTGTTATAGATTTCTTATCTTGTATCTTCATATTTCTTCAATCTAATATACCAGACTCGGGACCACCATCGTCACGGATATTGGGAAACCTTTTTTGTCAAGTCTGGGATTCAACAACATTTTTATTTGCCCTACTCGTGGCTTCTACATTCAGTCTTGTTGTTCTGACATTAGAAAGATACGTGGCTATAGTATTCCCTTTCCACTACATTACACTGTTCACTCGGAAGAAGACT AGCAACAGCGCAAGAAACGGAAACAGATTGACCAATACGCATCCGGAAACACTACAAGAAAGTCTCAAACGAGCTCGAAGAAATGTATTGAAGACGCTACTCCTCGTTTTTGCAGCTTTTGTTGTGTGTTGGACACCAAACCAGTTCTTCTTTCTCTTCTACAATTTAGGATTTAATCTAACATTCGTCTCGCCAGCTTATACAGTTACGGTTATAATGGCtcaaagtaactcagctgttaatTTCTTTGTTTATGGATTCAAATATAAGCAATTCAGACGAGGCTTAAGGAAGCTCTTTCGATGTCCGGTGTCAATAGAACCTCAGCCAAGATCATCGCAAGTTTATTCAGTAAATTCAGTAACTTAA